The following are encoded in a window of Actinomycetota bacterium genomic DNA:
- the ltrA gene encoding group II intron reverse transcriptase/maturase: ADVEFSGVEAFLDVIAGALKDRTYRSSPLRRVEIPKPGQPGKTRPLSIPTVRDRVVMTAAKIVLEPIFEAQFLPVSFGFRPNLSAHDALEAVRTRANRGAEWVLDADLTDCFGSIDHDALIGLVSERVSDRDMLKLLRAWLRAGVLVDGVVTEPVSGTPQGSPISPLLANVALHVLDRTWTATSGSLGVLVRYADDFVVLCSRRVRAEEARRRVAAILRPLGLQLNSEKTRIVCLTEGAEGFDFLGFHCHKVESWRWRGRWYLQHWPSRLATEHASSSWGSSLRRLPLLEAKGTYLAPGRS; the protein is encoded by the coding sequence GCCGACGTCGAGTTCTCCGGGGTGGAGGCCTTTCTCGACGTTATCGCCGGAGCACTGAAGGACCGGACCTACCGGTCATCCCCGCTCCGGCGGGTCGAGATCCCCAAGCCCGGGCAGCCGGGGAAGACCCGGCCGCTTTCCATCCCCACCGTCCGCGATCGGGTGGTCATGACCGCGGCGAAGATCGTCCTCGAGCCCATCTTCGAGGCGCAGTTCCTCCCGGTGAGCTTCGGCTTCCGGCCGAACCTCTCGGCGCACGATGCGCTGGAGGCGGTCCGGACCCGGGCCAACCGGGGCGCCGAGTGGGTGCTTGACGCCGACTTGACGGACTGCTTCGGAAGCATCGACCACGACGCCCTGATCGGGTTGGTTTCAGAACGGGTGTCGGATCGGGACATGCTGAAGCTCCTCCGGGCGTGGCTGAGGGCTGGGGTGCTGGTGGATGGGGTGGTGACCGAGCCCGTGTCGGGAACGCCCCAGGGGTCTCCGATCTCCCCGTTGCTGGCCAACGTCGCCCTGCACGTCCTTGACCGGACGTGGACGGCGACGAGCGGCTCCCTCGGGGTGCTGGTGAGGTACGCCGACGACTTCGTCGTGCTCTGCTCCCGACGCGTCCGGGCCGAGGAGGCCCGGAGGCGGGTGGCGGCGATCCTTCGTCCTCTGGGGCTTCAGCTGAACTCGGAGAAGACCAGGATCGTCTGCCTCACCGAGGGTGCGGAGGGCTTCGACTTCCTGGGCTTTCACTGCCACAAGGTGGAGTCCTGGAGATGGCGGGGTCGGTGGTACCTGCAGCACTGGCCGTCCCGGCTGGCCACCGAACACGCTTCGAGCTCCTGGGGTTCATCGCTGCGGCGGCTGCCTTTGTTGGAGGCCAAAGGCACGTATCTGGCTCCTGGAAGATCTTGA